In Glycine max cultivar Williams 82 chromosome 4, Glycine_max_v4.0, whole genome shotgun sequence, the genomic stretch taaagtaagttttttttttcttcagaaaataaaatattttttatcctctTATTAAGGAATTCAATGTGTATTGTTTGAcggtgtatttttttaaaaacattctcTGTAAATCTGTAACTGCATAATTGTAATCAAGAGCTGTAACATGTATAAACCTCAAAATATGATATAcagtatattttttcttttgaaactcttttttaaaagaattaaaataaaaacaccagTAATAGAAATACTGAAATAGGATCAATTTCCTTCCTTTCTTGGCTTTGAAGTTGGAGTATCTGACCATTGACAGCCTTATCCGGTTGAATTCCCTACCGCAACAAATACGGAGTAaatcctttattattatttgaaatttattaaatattataaaattttgcaagttttattttttatttaatgagtcttattcatatttttttttataattttaatcagttttaacttttaacaaatattaaaaaatacagtaTATTTAAAGGACTTTTAATTGAGGAATTGAATTATTGGATCCTGCTGACTCAGATTGCGTTTATCCAATGCAGATAAAGctggaagaaaaaattattaatttatgtttctTAGCGAGAATCAGAGGAGTAGTAGTCGGTTAtttgtttatcattttttccgttttcacaacaacaaaattcAAAACCGTGTAGAATTTTCAATATTGATTTTTAACACCAACTGTATcgtgtaaataaattattagtgaaaaaaaaaccttcaaatctagttaaaaaaacattataaatattgaaaatgtgtttggcaaacacaaaacaaaataagaaaccGTGTTTTTTGAAATTACACATGTGTTGGAACTGTTACCTGGATTGGTTGCTTGTGTTAGGTAACAGCACAGAGGAATGTTGAGCTGAGCTCGCTGGATTGGACAGGTCAGCAACCTACttttaaaagcaaaacaaaaaaaccaaacCCTACATTCCAACATTAATCATACATCTATTCCTCGTCTCCATCATTTTGTGTTGTGCTCGCTCTGTCTCTCTGTCTCTGTAAAGCGCGTTTCAGCACCCGTTACCGGCGAACATGGAGAGGGTAATCGGCGGGAAGTTTAAGATTGGTCGGAAAATCGGAAGCGGTTCGTTCGGAGAAATTTATATTGGTCAGCAACACCACATATgtttctttctcctttgtttttgaaattgattggagtatgcatgtatattataattacaattataaCATGATAGGCATAGTTAATTTTGCAGTTTTGTATCTATTTATGTACTGTTGTATACATATGCTGAttggttattgttttttttttttccagcatCAAATATGGATACCTCTGAGATTGTCGCCATCAAGATGGTTAGTCTTCTTTTATTTCTGGGTTCTCGCCCCTTTACCGTGCCACTCAAATTTCGTTTGTGTTGAATATTAGGACCTGCTTAggttgaaattttgtttttacaaattactgtaaaagtatttttatttttttaattgtatctTATACAGAtccttggaaacaagaaatGCCAAAATAATGTGAATGGAAATGTAAAATAGGTTcttaatttacataattttagtctcagttttatttttcatgtgcGCTTCCTCAGCATGCGGATGCTGGATATGTGCGGTTGATTACATGGAGTTAGGGATAAGTGTTGGAAACTTGGAATAAGCATAGTCCGTAGtgcataaaaatgaataaaagctTGTGTCAAGTTTTAATAGAGAACTTTGCTTGTTAGATGTCATATTCAATTATTCAAGAAATATACCAATGGTCTAATTGTGAGTTATGTTGCTGTGTTCTAATGTTGTAGGAAAGCAAGAAGACCAAACATCCACAGCTATTGTATGAAGCAAAGTTATATAGTATTCTTCAAGGAGAAAGTAAGTTATATAAAAGAAGCACCTCAATAATTTAAATGCTCTCAGAACATTTTCCGAGCGTAATGCTAATTCTTTTGTTCTTCTTACTCTTGGAATTTTAGGTGGTATTCCAAGTATGAAGTGGTGTGGCACTGATGGAGACAATAATGTTCTAGTTATTGATCTTCTGGGACGGAGTCTTGAAGACTTTTTTGTCTACTGCGGGAGGaagttttcattaaaaacagTTTTGATGTTGGCCGATCAGATGGTAACCACTTATTCATGTCAGCATTGCTTGCCTCAGTTTTCAAGGAACCTGCATTTCTTCCATACTGACTTCTAATTTGTCTTCTGGATATTGCTATGTTTCCTACAAGTTGCTGTATCAGTTTTGTCTTTAAAACTACATGTTTTAGTCAATGCTTGCATCCATGGAAGTTTTCAATGAAAGCGCAATAATAGAAAATTAAGTCGATTTCATTAACTTGACTACAGCTGACAAGAATAGAGTGCATGCATTCCAAGGGATTTTTGCATAGAGACATAAAACCAGATAACTTCCTTATGGGTCTTGGGAGGAAATCAAATCAGGTAATATCCtcaaaattatttctatttaatgGCTAACTAAGTTGGACAGTTTTCCTCTCTGATAATTCCTTTGATTCCTACAGCTTCTTATATATGTTTTCTGCAATTTGTTACATTTACAGGtttatattattgattttgGACTAGCAAAAAGATATAGGGACCCTAACACAAACAAACATATTCCTTACAGGTCTGTTCTGTTCtgttcagttttattttatatttttttatctcttcatGTTATGAATCAATGTTTTCCCAGGTGTGGCAGTGTCCTGTGTTGTAAGGTTTTCTAGTGTCACAAATGTATTTGATTGCTTTTCTGTCTCCCTAGATGCCTTTTGATTTTCTGTATATTcaagtttatttttatgatattgtGTTAATTAAAGTGATACAGTTTTTCTTCTTGCTTCATTTTTCTTGTTCAAAATTTGTATGGTTAAAATCCGGTAATCATCATGATCTTTTTTGTAACTGGTAGAACCATTGCCTATATTACCATCCTTGCAGtgtattttactaaaatagatattcttttgttttctgattTCTGAAGTAAaagtacattatttttttttagcaatGGGAAGCCTTCCAACTTGTGATCTGTGGAATCTcaaataattctttttctgAATTCTTCTGATTGATTCATTCTCAGTGTTGCTTGTGCTTTACCAGTTTTAGTTTAACTAGCAAGGATCTCATGGcctaatatttgttttaaccTTAATAAACTCATCCAGAGAGAATAAAAGCTTAACAGGAACTGCACGTTATGCAAGTTGTAACACTCACATGGGAATTGGTCAGTAGAAAGAACTTTTCCCTCTGTATAACTGCAACTTATAACCTACAAATTGCCCacaaattggtttttattttgtcaGAGCAAAGTCGTCGGGATGATTTGGAGTCTCTTGGCTATGTTCTTATGTACTTTTTAAGAGGAAGGTGAGTTTCTTCCTATTCATTGTAACTTTCCAGGCATCctcattgaaaaacaaaatggtGCATGTAAAGTATCGATGGTACCGGTTTTTCAGGTAAATATATGGCTTGACTATCTGTTTCTTGCATTTCAGCCTTCCTTGGCAGGGTTTGAAAGCTGCcaccaaaaaggaaaaatatgacAATATCTGTGAGAAGAAATTATCAACTCCCATTGGGGTATGTAAATTAAGAGCTTCAAAGAATTTCTATTATTGGGTTAATCAAATTTTAGTTCTTGTCTTGTAGATTTTCTTATTGAAGTTTTCTGTAACTCAGAAGTTTACTGATTCCAGATTTCTTGATATTAGATGCTTTGCAAGTCATATCCTGCGGAGTTTGCTAGTTACTTTCACTATTGCCAATCTTTAACATTTGATCAACACCCAGATTATGGATACTTGAAGCGCTTGTTCCGTGATTTGTTCAAAAGAGAAGGTATTGGTTGTCTGTTTTATCATATTCTTGATTTCAAATACTTTTTCTGCTAGTGGGAAATATAGCCCATTGTTTCGTAAAGATGAAACTTCTTGTATTGATTGATTGCTTTAGATATTAAATGCAGAAGTATGATATCTTAAATGAATGCCACCAAGTATTTAACCTTTCTTCCTCTTTCCTCTTGCTATGCTACATTTTATGCCAAAGTATCTTTATTTTGGCAGAGTTATTCTTCATTGAGTATAAAGCTATAGGTTAGAGATCAGCCCTACTTCAGTACAAAACcatttatccaatttttatagtttattgTTTTCAACCTTTATTCTTCCtccaaaatcatgtattcaaaTTTTTCAGGCTGTGCAAATTTTATGAATTGTTTCATTTAATTCTTAATGTTTGTTAGTATTTATGGCCTTATgggattaaataattttagttgtaTCATGCATTACCAATCTTAGGGTTTCAAAGTTTTATTATCATGTTTTTGCTAGTCTcaagttatatttatttatcttctcttttgATATAACAATTTTTGTTTGGCTGAATTCAATGAGCAGGATATGATTCTGACTATATATTTGACTGGACCATCCTAAAATATCAGCAGGCGCAACagacaaagaaacaaaatcaatcatCTGTTAGTACTTGGACtattttaatagttattttgaataaattgctTGCCATAATGTATCTCCCTTGGAGAAATTATTGCATGGTCACAGACCACCATGGTCCTGGTCAATCTTTACGACACATAATCAAATTATATGAGGTCTTGATAAACTGAAAATTTCGACTATGTGCCATGTGGAGGTTGATCAGTTCCATGGACATGTAGTAGTCCCAGACTATGTAATAATTACCCCCCCCTCCTATTGCGAGTCTGTGACCAATTACCTTTGACTTTTATAGGGCATATCAAGTGAGAACTTCTCTTATTGTGAGAAATGATAACTATAAATTTCAGCCATACAACCATACATGATAAAGGGATGATCAAGATTATAAGTTAGTCAGTGGTCACATGATTACTTAAaaagtgttttgtttttcttttaatcttgaCCATTCAAATATGATATAATGGTCTATTCTATATTTATAGTTCTCATTTCTCACAGTAATAAGAGTTTCATTTGATatgctctctctttctctctctctctctctctatatatatatatattattatcttgcTTGCATTTACTGGAATGTTTTAAGTTATATGGATTTCTTTTTGGCTTGCATATTTAACTTTCTTGATTTTATCCTCTTACTCACTATGTATGTTGTGACAATGTGCAGCCTTCAACTGCAGTGCCTAGCAGTCTAGAACCAGTAGTTGTGGAAAAACATAAAGGTAACTTAGATCTTGTATCATGTGGTTAAAGGAATTATGTACTTTTTCCCAAGAAAGGCAGTATTCTACTAAGTTTGTGATTTGCATGCTGAGATTTGTATTTTCTTGTAGATTGAGTTGAAATTTAAAGTGACATTTTAAGCTTTTAACACTTTTtggaaaaatttaaaagaaaaagaaataattggTGCTTACACTTTAAGTGAGGTATTTTTGTTGGAACTTTGTTGTCTTGGAAAGCAAAACATAATAGCTTCTGATATGCAAAGATAGTGGCCAATACTCCTCAATATGGATAGATATTTCCCAATTAActgtttctattattattattattattattattattattattattattattattattattatcgttgttgttgttgttgtgataAGGAGCTTTTAGTTGCTGTAATAGCGATGAACTGATATAGTCTTACAATCCTGCACTACTGTGAAGGAATGCTCTCTATAGATCACGTTCTCATGCCTATGCTTTACATTCCCTTTTCAGGAGTCAATGATTCAGCTCATGTTACTGTAACAAAAATGTTGGCCAATCTCGAACGTCCAAGTGCACCACGTGTGCAGCCTAAGCCATCTAATGTTCAGAATCTGGATGCCAAGAATCATATTGAGAAACATGTAAGTCACCGTAATGAAATTCCTGCCACTGGCTTTCTTGCTTCTATtccctattttaaaaataaatagcatACCCTCTATGGATTACTAACATATGGTGATATTGCTACTTTCAGTATGTTAGAGTAGTTAGTTCAATTATactgatttttaatttgaattttgtttagcTGAAGAAATTCATTTGATTGACATAAATCTTTGCAGGGTGTGAACAATAGTCCATCTACTTCCTCTGCCACTCCCAAATCCTCTACAGTAAATGCCTCGAAACCAGAAAGGCCCGCAGGAACCTCAAACCTTGGTCGTGTATTTGGGAGTAATGCCCGTGTTTCAAGCAGCTGGATTCCTTCACTACGCCGAATTTCTTCTGCCAAATAGTAGGTAAGAAAATCACTTATCTATAATATGAAGTTGAACTCTGCTATATAATTACCAGGCTCTCGGCTTTTTAGTTACTGATTGCTGTATTTTGACTATCACATTTTGTCATAATTGTAGAATATTTTTGGCCTAGCCACTGACTAGGTTTTGTTTCTCGGACAGGATTTGAAGGCCACTTacagctttttttcttttttgcaaatgTCGTGTACATATGTTGTCCACCAGAGGAACATTAGACTGTAATGAAAAGCAAGATACACTGACATGACAAGCTTCCTGCACATGACACTATTACCAAATGTATTGGCAGATACATTGTTGTGGAGTGAGGTGGATGCTCTCAATTTTAAGATTTGGAAAGAGGGAAAGTAAGGGAGTATGAACGATTTTGAAGAACGAGGTATGCTGTGGATGTCTACACACGAGGTTCAGGGTAATTTGGTTGGTGGGCCTTAAAATGTGAGAGTTTGGCAGGTTTTTTCTCTCCTAATAATGATGAATCAAACATGTATGAGTGAGGGGAAGCCACAATCATTCTTATTGTAcccgtctttttttttttcctattcatcttttgtttttcaaacatTCAGTATACAAATTCGGTTGTCTTTTCCTTTGTACAGTTTGTTTTGCATACAATATAATCACATTGTACCCCAATCCCAACAAGGGAATTATTCACAAGTCAATCCTATTCATAGCTATTTGAAACTAATCAGATccatttttgttcttgttgaAATGGTGTTGGAGTCCAATCTTTGGACTTGGGTTAGTATTCTAATTTCTTAACCTTCCCGTGGTAGTTAGGATTAAAAGAAGTGTGACAACAAACAAACattatacattttaaattaatataggaCCCTGCATACGCTGGTGTATGCACGTCTCTTTCGATTTTGAGGAAATGATAAAGATATTATCAGACTTATATCAAGGAATGAGCGAGTTAACTTTGATGCCTTATACTTGGTGCTGGTGGCTGCATCTTTTCATTGCCAATCGGCAtactttaaatttgtttatcatGTAATGGTCCCCTGAAGGATCGCCAACTGATTGATAAGTCAGAATGACAAATTGTATCAAACTAAACTGTATTTATCTTAGTAATcagcaacaaaattaaagaaaataaatagtaaagaaggaaagaaaagcaCCCTTTGTCGTTTGCTTTAATTAACAAGACAGGAGCCACGAGGGAACACTTACCAAAAGAATAACATTGTCTCCATGGTCAAGGAAAACAGTGAAAATAGCACAGACCTGTATACGATAAAAACACGTACCTGGATCCAGTTTGCAATGCTAAACTGAGGTTTATCAAGTTatcaaaattaagaaacaatGTACATATGGGTCCCAAAACTCTACTTTAGAAAGTGATAGTGGTGACAAAGCAGAATCCTAGTAATGATGAACTCCGCTGCCATAAAAACAGGTCCTTAACTCTTTGTGCATGAACCACTAAGAGATGGAAATCAAAAGCAACAGCTTAAGTTGGAGACAAGAATGAATGGCCTTTAAATTGGGTGTCCTTTTGCTCAGCACTAAGAATCTTTTACattgttttaattttccttAATAAAAAACACCTAGAAACAACGTCACATTTTCTTGTTAAATATCTCACTGTTGCTCATTAGTCCTCTCAGCATCTTACCTTTGCGTCTTCAATTCTCACTCATGCCATGAGATTTTTCACCTCCCGTGTCTCCTGACTCGAGTGATTTCCACCTAGTAAATCTTTACAAGTGAGTGGTAACATTCGTTGGTTGGTATAGTGAAGAAACTTCTTTTCATTTCAAGACAACTACTGAATTTTCTTCTTCAGGCACTAGAAGTTATGATATGAGAGTATATAGAAACTTTGACAGAATATGACCAAAAAGACTTCAtgctttttgtaaattttatgattaagcTTCATTCTGATGAAAGAATCTAACTCCTTTTCAATTTCAGTGAGCCCAAGCGCCTCTAACTCTATATGCTCAGTTCATCAGCTGGAGAACATAGATGAGAATGCTCCTGCAGATTGGCCTGCATCATCCTGTCCCCCTCCTGATACTCCAACTGAATCTATGGAGTTCCTTGCGAGATCATGGAGTCTTTCAGCCATGGAACTCTCCAAAGCACTGCACAGCACCAACGTTACAATCTCCACCGGTATAGAGATGCCACTTTCGTGCCCTTCAGGCCACCAATTTGATACCAAGAGTTCCACTGCTTCCAAAGCTGTAAGAACATTGGCTGTGTTTAATTTAAGAGTTATTTGTATTAGGTCATTAGCACTTCTTTTAGCTAGTTTTTTCTTACTTGGCAATGCAGCATGTAAACTGACAATCATGCAAAAGCTATGTTAGTTCTCTTAAAAGATATTCTATTTCTATGCCACACACACACCTGCATTggggaaatagaaaaaaaaggagatatTCAAAGCCTTCCAAAGGAGTTTCACGGAAAAGAATTTTTCCATAACCTAGACCCCTTTTGTTCTGGTCCTAGGATTCTTCAATATAAAGAAGCATCTATTATTGCTGTGTGTGTctattgcttttgtaagttaaTATTGGTTCTGAACTTCTGATGCAAGATTTTTGTGCAGTTATCTAACGGGTGTTTCCCTCCATTTTTGCCAAAAGACAGTAATGAAAAGAAGGTACTTTACTGCTTCACGTTAACTTATATAGTGATAAATATGATCATATGCAGAAGAAACAATTTGGCCCATTTTTCAGTTTCAAATTTGAAGCATATCATTTGGCCTTAGCCTGCTTTCATGACTAACTGCTTTTTGTTGTGAAGTTGATAATTTCCTCATGCCAATAGCTGAGAACCATCAATGACAAACACTCGCAAGCCACCATTACCAAACCTTGTTTTGTACAGCGAGCGAATTCTTAGTgtgtataaattaataacatagcAATATGTCATGTACAGGATTTACTTTTACTCCACCAAGCACTCAATCCAGAATTCCTTTCCAGTCAAAACTTGCTCAGAAATGGGGTATCTTGCAATCAACCTCATGATTATCTTCATCAGTTATGCTCAAATACCAACTCAATCTATtactaagtattttttttcatttattttattattggtgCAAATTATTGCTCACCAGCTTTACAGGAGCTTGCTAAGAGGTAGGACAATGGGTAGGTGGTTGAAAGATCAAAAGGAGAGGAAAAAGCAGGAAATTAGAACCCATAATGCTCATTTACACGCTGCAGTATCTGTGGCTGGTGTTGCTGCTGCTATTGCTGCAGTTGCAGCTTCAACAGCATCACCTGAAATGCCTTATGCAAACCAAAAGAACCCTCCCCCAGCTTCTTCTGCAATTGCATCTGCAGCAGCTTTAGTAGCCTCACACTGCATTGAGATTGCAGAAGATATGGGAGCTGAGCATGACCAAATATTAACAGTAGTCAACTCTGCCATTAATGCAAAAACCAATGGAGATATTATGACTTTAACAGCCGGAGCAGCCACAGGTATCAGAATTTACAGTTTATTTCTCAATCTTTGACCAAACTGAATTATAAACAGCTTCACTTGGTAGTGATATAAGTAGGTTGGTAGGATTCATGTAAAAGGCATACACCAAATCAGTTTTAATCTTCAGGTGGATTGCTCAATCTGCAGTTTATACCAAGTCTTCTTGATCCATAAATTAACCTATGCTCAAATGGAAAACAAATGTAAAGAACAATATATATACTTAATGAGCAACTTAATGGTAAGAAAAGCTTGGATAAAACGTGCAATCTATGAGCTCATTTCACACAGATATCGTCTAATACTAACACAAAATATAATGAACTAAATGCTCTGTTGGCAGCCTTGCGAGGAGCGGCTACTCTAAAGGCAAGGCTGCAGAAGGGGCCTGGAGCTACTTCAATTCCTCTAGTTGAGGAAAAGTGTGATGAAAGGAAAGAAGCAAACATCTTGACAGCACTGGATTATGTCTTTAGAGGTGGAGAACTTCTCAAACGTACAAGAAAAGGTATGTTTACTAACATGTTTGTGATAGTGGCTTCATTGAAAtggaaaagaataaaagaagaatGCCAAATGTTTAAAGCAACTTACATTCCTAATGCCAGTAACCATgctattttaattgttaatacCAGGAGCTCTTCACTGGAAGCAAGTGTCTTtcaatataaattcaaatttgcaGGTAATTGCTAGAAGACATTTCATATATCCA encodes the following:
- the LOC100814154 gene encoding VAN3-binding protein isoform X2, with the translated sequence MSPSASNSICSVHQLENIDENAPADWPASSCPPPDTPTESMEFLARSWSLSAMELSKALHSTNVTISTGIEMPLSCPSGHQFDTKSSTASKALSNGCFPPFLPKDSNEKKDLLLLHQALNPEFLSSQNLLRNGVSCNQPHDYLHQSLLRGRTMGRWLKDQKERKKQEIRTHNAHLHAAVSVAGVAAAIAAVAASTASPEMPYANQKNPPPASSAIASAAALVASHCIEIAEDMGAEHDQILTVVNSAINAKTNGDIMTLTAGAATALRGAATLKARLQKGPGATSIPLVEEKCDERKEANILTALDYVFRGGELLKRTRKGALHWKQVSFNINSNLQVVVKMKSKHMAGTFTKKKKYIVTGVCNDIPAWPGREKEDISEKRAYFGIKTTDRTIEFECGSKGDKQFWLEGIQYMLNCRVKVTL
- the LOC100814154 gene encoding VAN3-binding protein isoform X3, encoding MSPSASNSICSVHQLENIDENAPADWPASSCPPPDTPTESMEFLARSWSLSAMELSKALHSTNVTISTGIEMPLSCPSGHQFDTKSSTASKALSNGCFPPFLPKDSNEKKDLLLLHQALNPEFLSSQNLLRNGLYRSLLRGRTMGRWLKDQKERKKQEIRTHNAHLHAAVSVAGVAAAIAAVAASTASPEMPYANQKNPPPASSAIASAAALVASHCIEIAEDMGAEHDQILTVVNSAINAKTNGDIMTLTAGAATALRGAATLKARLQKGPGATSIPLVEEKCDERKEANILTALDYVFRGGELLKRTRKGALHWKQVSFNINSNLQVVVKMKSKHMAGTFTKKKKYIVTGVCNDIPAWPGREKEDISEKRAYFGIKTTDRTIEFECGSKGDKQFWLEGIQYMLNCRVKVTL
- the LOC100810377 gene encoding casein kinase 1-like protein 4, which encodes MERVIGGKFKIGRKIGSGSFGEIYIASNMDTSEIVAIKMESKKTKHPQLLYEAKLYSILQGESGIPSMKWCGTDGDNNVLVIDLLGRSLEDFFVYCGRKFSLKTVLMLADQMLTRIECMHSKGFLHRDIKPDNFLMGLGRKSNQVYIIDFGLAKRYRDPNTNKHIPYRENKSLTGTARYASCNTHMGIEQSRRDDLESLGYVLMYFLRGSLPWQGLKAATKKEKYDNICEKKLSTPIGMLCKSYPAEFASYFHYCQSLTFDQHPDYGYLKRLFRDLFKREGYDSDYIFDWTILKYQQAQQTKKQNQSSPSTAVPSSLEPVVVEKHKGVNDSAHVTVTKMLANLERPSAPRVQPKPSNVQNLDAKNHIEKHGVNNSPSTSSATPKSSTVNASKPERPAGTSNLGRVFGSNARVSSSWIPSLRRISSAK